The following coding sequences are from one Musa acuminata AAA Group cultivar baxijiao chromosome BXJ1-6, Cavendish_Baxijiao_AAA, whole genome shotgun sequence window:
- the LOC135581570 gene encoding ATP-dependent zinc metalloprotease FTSH 7, chloroplastic-like isoform X1: MAAAAAIESLAPRGLRPKSNPHPIAKGLGNRSILLPCRSRERGGEPVRFGRSVRPHGHAFSSIPRSSRGWLLGEGFDALGVLLKHRRRAVATRVRACGSCEQDTDSNASSSDGATEGPQGSSEGVKKVPSHPSPASSPSSSPSSSSSSSSSSPRRENKWKSRWWKGSRWQWKPIIPAQEISALLFQLGIVMFAMRLLRPGIPLPGSEPRPPTTYVSVPFSDFLSKINNDQVRKVEVDGVHIMFRLRQDPVSMEVEAGGENRAQEAEALMRSMAPTKRIVYTTTRPADITTPYEKMLENQVEFGSPDKRSGGFLNSALITLFYIALLVGAFNNFRVSFSQHTAGQLRSRKTSTPGSAKAPEHADVVTFDDVAGVDEAKEELEEIVEFLRNPDRYIRLGARPPRGVLLVGLPGTGKTLLAKAVAGEAEVPFISCSASEFVELYVGMGASRVRDLFARAKKEAPSIIFIDEIDAVAKSRDGRYRIVSNDEREQTLNQLLTEMDGFDSNSAVIVLGATNRADVLDPALRRPGRFDRVVMVETPDRLGREAILKVHVDKKELPLGDDVNLSEIASMTTGFTGADLANLVNEAALLAGRANKVVVEKIDFILAVERSIAGIEKKHAKLQGGEKAVVARHEAGHAIVGTAVANLLPGQPRVEKLSILPRSGGALGFTYTPPTTEDRYLLFIDELRGRLVTLLGGRAAEEVVYSGRVSTGALDDIKRATDMAYKAVAEYGLNQNIGPVSLATLSSGGLDDSGGAGPWGRDQGILVDLVQREVKSLLQSALEVALSVVRANPTVVEGLGAYLEEKEKVEGEELQEWLKLVVAPAELTRFIQGKKHEDLLRLEAGS; this comes from the exons ATGGCTGCTGCAGCAGCAATCGAATCCTTGGCTCCGCGCGGTCTCCGCCCCAAATCCAATCCCCATCCTATCGCCAAAGGACTAGGAAACCGATCGATCCTCCTCCCATGCCGGTCGCGGGAGCGCGGCGGGGAGCCCGTTCGATTTGGCCGTAGCGTCCGTCCCCATGGCCATGCTTTCTCCTCTATCCCCCGCAGCAGCAGAGGCTGGTTGTTGGGAGAGGGATTCGACGCATTGGGTGTGCTTTTGAAGCATCGGCGACGGGCGGTGGCCACCCGCGTCCGGGCTTGCGGTTCCTGCGAGCAGGACACAGATTCGAACGCCAGCTCCAGCGACGGTGCCACCGAAGGCCCGCAAGGTAGCAGCGAAGGCGTCAAGAAGGTCCCTTCCCATCCGTCCCctgcctcttctccttcttcgtcGCCGTCGTCGTCTTCATCCTCTTCGTCTTCGTCACCTCGCCGGGAGAATAAATGGAAGAGCCGCTGGTGGAAGGGCTCCAGATGGCAGTGGAAGCCGATCATCCCCGCCCAGGAGATCAGTGCCCTTCTGTTCCAGTTGGGCATCGTGATGTTTGCCATGCGGCTGCTCCGGCCAGGGATCCCGCTGCCTGGGTCGGAGCCGAGGCCCCCCACTACGTACGTCAGCGTGCCGTTCAGCGACTTCTTGAGCAAGATTAACAATGACCAGGTTCGGAAGGTGGAGGTGGACGGGGTCCATATCATGTTCAGACTGCGGCAGGATCCTGTAAGCATGGAGGTTGAGGCTGGTGGGGAGAACCGGGCGCAGGAGGCCGAGGCGCTTATGAGGAGCATGGCCCCGACGAAGAGGATCGTGTATACCACGACTCGCCCTGCAGATATAACAACCCCCTACGAGAAGATGCTCGAGAACCAGGTTGAGTTTGGCTCCCCAGACAAGCGTTCTGGTGGTTTCTTGAACTCTGCTCTG ATTACTCTTTTCTATATTGCTTTGCTTGTGGGAGCCTTTAATAATTTCAGAGTGAGCTTTTCCCAG CATACAGCAGGCCAGTTAAGGAGCCGGAAGACTTCAACTCCTGGTAGTGCAAAAGCACCTGAACATGCAGATGTGGTCACTTTTGATGATGTAGCTGGTGTTGATGAGGCAAAAGAAGAGCTAGAAGAAATTGTG GaatttcttaggaatccagacagATATATACGCCTTGGTGCCCGTCCTCCTCGAGGGGTCTTATTG GTGGGTCTTCCAGGCACAGGTAAGACGCTACTGGCAAAAGCTGTAGCTGGAGAAGCAGAAGTACCCTTTATAAGTTGTTCAGCAAGTGAATTTGTGGAACTATATGTCGGTATGGGAGCCTCCCGTGTGCGAGATCTCTTTGCGAGGGCAAAGAAGGAGGCACCATCGATCATTTTTATTGACGAG ATAGATGCAGTTGCAAAAAGCCGTGATGGTCGATATCGCATTGTTAGCAATGATGAACGAGAGCAAACACTCAATCAGCTGCTCACT GAAATGGATGGATTTGATAGCAATTCTGCTGTTATTGTCCTCGGGGCAACCAATAGAGCTGATGTGCTGGATCCTGCGCTTCGCCGTCCTGGCAGATTTGATCGTGTAGTTATG GTGGAAACTCCTGACAGGCTCGGAAGGGAGGCCATTTTAAAGGTTCATGTTGACAAAAAAGAGCTTCCTTTAGGGGATGATGTGAATCTTAGTGAAATTGCATCCATGACAACTGGTTTCACTGG AGCAGACCTAGCAAATTTGGTGAATGAAGCTGCTTTATTAGCTGGGAGAGCAAACAAAGTTGTTGTTGAAAAGATTGATTTTATCCTGGCTGTTGAACGCTCAATAGCT GGGATAGAGAAGAAACATGCAAAGCTGCAAGGAGGTGAAAAGGCTGTTGTTGCTCGACACGAAGCTGGTCATGCAATTGTCGGAACTGCAGTTGCAAATCTGCTTCCTGGACAACCACGTGTGGAG AAACTGAGCATATTGCCAAGGTCAGGTGGTGCATTGGGTTTCACATATACCCCTCCTACCACTGAGGACAGATATTTGCTTTTCATTGATGAATTGCGTGGCCGCTTGGTCACTCTTCTGGGTGGACGTGCAGCAGAAGAAGTGGTTTACTCAGGCCGTGTTTCTACTGGAGCACTTGATGATATCAAACGTGCAACAGACATGGCATACAAAGCTGTAGCTGAATACGGACTTAATCAGAACATTGGTCCAGTGTCATTGGCAACGTTGTCTAGCGGTGGTCTCGATGACTCTGGAGGGGCAGGTCCATGGGGAAGGGATCAG GGGATTCTTGTTGACCTTGTGCAAAGAGAGGTAAAATCACTCCTGCAATCAGCTCTTGAAGTAGCTCTCTCTGTTGTACGGGCCAATCCTACTGTGGTCGAGGGTCTTGGAGCGTATTTGGAAG AAAAAGAGAAAGTGGAAGGTGAAGAGCTGCAGGAGTGGTTAAAGCTAGTTGTTGCCCCTGCAGAACTGACAAGGTTCATACAGGGGAAGAAGCATGAAGACCTTCTACGGCTTGAAGCAGGTTCCTGA
- the LOC135677251 gene encoding uncharacterized protein LOC135677251, which produces MEVQVTGACSPLSHLSPTNSLTAFQVAFGLPFGSSKRKGAAARGCDCVLTPPVLGAASPRLSRARSLEILWGRGRRAQEQALRRAFIVDRFASDGDDDEVEEEEFVQRFEELPLELRQQRRDGNEDSVVACSESWSSQEGVALPTSACFSSDTSPVAFPLPLSRKQEPSTERPWLPFRPEPPDWSDQIVPASVEMNANSVELPLSLRIIKRKKQCEDRWFREAGGTACCSVKRAFSSMVFMIRELQSYTLQMREVLFREDLQGILARVQREMNSSFVWLFQQIFSCTPTLMLSVMLLLANFTVYSMDNLDGAAATATPKPPTQQSLFETVMVEDHRQSHHERYLVVKTISSILGGSGVGGGGKTRPVAGATGDGRSDDKSSSDQTILPDSVSKAPGALNAEEGGERGKGEGASATAPSRAEEEVSRAWKGILEEVSRMQASTRDAALMDPATLRRFVSPVAVELEHDDYSEYLRTEFIYQQALSQDPDNALLLANFAQFLYLVRHDHDRAEYYFKRAAKSVPADAEALSRYATFLWLARKDLEAAEETYLEAIDADPGNTFHAANYAHFLWNTGGEDTCYPLDDGNGDDDAF; this is translated from the exons ATGGAAGTTCAGGTGACCGGAGCGTGCTCGCCGTTGTCACACCTGTCGCCCACCAACTCTCTGACCGCCTTCCAGGTCGCCTTCGGCTTGCCTTTCGGCTCCAGCAAGCGGAAGGGCGCGGCCGCCCGTGGCTGCGACTGCGTCCTCACTCCGCCCGTCCTGGGCGCCGCCTCGCCCAGGCTGTCGAGGGCCAGGTCGCTGGAGATTCTCTGGGGGAGAGGAAGACGAGCCCAGGAGCAAGCCCTGCGACGCGCCTTCATCGTCGATCGTTTCGCAAGTGATGGTGACGACGATGAGGTTGAGGAGGAGGAGTTTGTGCAGAGGTTTGAGGAACTGCCCCTCGAGCTCCGACAGCAGCGGCGAGATGGCAACGAGGACTCGGTGGTGGCTTGTTCCGAGTCGTGGTCGAGTCAGGAAGGCGTTGCTTTGCCTACTTCTGCGTGCTTTAGCTCTGATACGAGCCCCGTGGCTTTTCCTCTGCCCTTATCGAGGAAGCAAGAGCCGTCGACGGAGCGTCCGTGGCTGCCCTTCCGGCCGGAGCCGCCGGACTGGTCCGATCAGATCGTGCCGGCGAGCGTGGAGATGAACGCGAACAGCGTTGAGCTACCGCTGTCGTTGCGGATCATAAAGCGGAAGAAGCAGTGCGAGGACAGGTGGTTCCGGGAGGCGGGCGGGACGGCCTGCTGCTCCGTGAAGCGGGCCTTCTCGTCCATGGTGTTCATGATCCGCGAGCTCCAGAGCTACACGCTCCAGATGCGGGAGGTGCTCTTCCGCGAGGACCTCCAGGGGATCCTGGCGCGGGTGCAGCGTGAGATGAACTCCTCCTTCGTCTGGCTCTTCCAGCAGATCTTCTCGTGCACCCCGACGCTCATGCTCTCCGTAATGCTCCTCCTTGCCAACTTCACTGTCTACTCCATGGACAACCTCGACGGCGCCGCCGCCACGGCCACGCCCAAACCACCGACCCAACAGTCGCTGTTCGAGACGGTCATGGTGGAGGACCATCGTCAGAGTCATCACGAACGCTACCTCGTCGTCAAAACAATATCTTCCATCCTCGGAGGGAGCGGCGTGGGCGGCGGAGGGAAGACGAGGCCAGTGGCGGgggccacgggcgacgggcgatcgGATGACAAATCCTCCTCGGACCAGACGATCCTTCCCGACAGTGTCTCGAAGGCTCCCGGGGCGCTGAACGCGGAGGAGGGGGGAGAAAGAGGCAAGGGAGAGGGCGCGTCGGCAACGGCGCCGTCGAGGGCGGAGGAAGAGGTGTCGAGGGCTTGGAAAGGGATACTTGAGGAAGTATCGAGGATGCAAGCGAGCACGAGGGACGCAGCGCTCATGGACCCGGCGACGCTGCGGCGGTTCGTCTCGCCCGTGGCGGTCGAGCTGGAGCACGACGACTACTCGGAGTACCTGCGGACGGAGTTCATATACCAGCAGGCCCTCTCGCAGGACCCGGATAACGCGCTTCTGCTCGCCAACTTTGCTCAGTTCCTCTATCTCGTCCGCCACGATCACGACAG GGCGGAGTACTACTTCAAGAGGGCGGCGAAGTCGGTGCCGGCGGACGCGGAGGCGTTGAGTCGGTACGCGACTTTCTTGTGGCTGGCGAGGAAGGACCTTGAGGCGGCGGAGGAGACCTACCTGGAAGCCATCGACGCCGATCCTGGCAACACCTTCCACGCCGCCAACTACGCCCATTTCCTGTGGAACACGGGCGGCGAGGACACCTGCTATCCCCTAGACGACGGCAACGGCGACGACGACGCGTTCTAG
- the LOC135581570 gene encoding phosphomethylpyrimidine synthase, chloroplastic-like isoform X2, which yields MTSVQLSLASVASARSCHAPSNLPKSALLPGFEVMGHTSNIWNKDTCYKFSLMPKATLTFDHSVAESAKHKQKKHTIDPAAPDFLPLPSFEECFPKSTKEVREIVHEQSGHVLKVPFRRVHLSGEDQHFDTYDTSGPQNINPQLGLPKIRKNWVERREQLGAPRYTQMFYAKQGMITEEMLFCAAREKLDPEFVRSEVACGRAIIPSNKNHLELEPMIVGRNFLVKVNANIGNSAVVSNIEEEVHKLQWATMWGADTIMDLSTGRHIHETREWILRNSAVPVGTVPIYQALEKVNGIAENLSWEIFRDTLIEQAEQGVDYFTIHAGVLLRYIPLTAKRMTGIVSRGGSIHAKWCLAYHKENFAYEHWDEILDICNQYDVALSIGDGLRPGSIYDANDTAQFAELLTQGELTRRAWEKDVQVMNEGPGHIPLHKIPENMVKQLEWCNEAPFYTLGPLTTDIAPGYDHITSAIGAANIGALGTALLCYVTPKEHLGLPNRDDVKAGVISYKIAAHAADLAKGHQHAQAWDDALSKARFEFRWMDQFALSLDPTTAMAFHDETLPSEGAKVAHFCSMCGPKFCSMKITEDVRKYAEEHGYGTVEEAMKHGMDAMSAEFLAAKKTVSGEQHGEVGGEIYVPESYAARSPSTI from the exons ATGACATCTGTACAACTATCTCTTGCCTCTGTGGCAAGCGCAAGAAGCTGCCATGCCCCTTCCAATTTGCCAAAATCTGCTCTTTTACCTGGATTTGAAGTTATGGGTCATACTTCAAATATCTGGAACAAGGATACGTGCTACAAGTTCAGTTTGATGCCTAAAGCCACCTTGACCTTTGATCATTCAGTTGCTGAGTCAGCAAAACACAAACAGAAGAAGCACACAATTGATCCTGCTGCTCCTGATTTTCTTCCACTTCCTTCATTTGAAGAATGTTTCCCAAAGAGTACAAAGGAAGTCAG GGAAATTGTTCATGAGCAATCTGGTCATGTCCTTAAGGTTCCTTTCCGACGAGTCCATCTATCTGGAGAGGACCAGCACTTTGATACATATGATACAAGTGGTCCACAAAATATAAACCCACAGCTGG GACTTCCCAAGATAAGAAAAAATTGGGTCGAAAGGCGGGAGCAATTGGGTGCACCTAGATACACGCAGATGTTCTATGCCAAACAAGGGATGATAACTGAAGAGATGTTGTTTTGCGCTGCTCGTGAGAAGCTTGATCCGGAGTTTGTGAGATCAGAGGTTGCTTGTGGACGTGCTATAATTCCATCCAACAAGAATCATCTGGAGTTGGAGCCCATGATAGTTGGGAGGAACTTCCtggttaaagtaaatgcaaacattgGGAACTCTGCGGTGGTGAGCAATATCGAGGAAGAGGTGCATAAGCTTCAATGGGCAACAATGTGGGGTGCTGATACGATCATGGATCTCTCAACAGGTCGTCATATTCATGAGACTCGGGAATGGATCCTCCGTAACTCTGCTGTTCCTGTTGGGACTGTTCCTATCTATCAAGCATTAGAAAAGGTTAATGGCATTGCTGAAAACCTGAGCTGGGAAATTTTCAGAGATACTCTGATTGAACAAGCTGAACAGGGGGTGGATTACTTTACCATTCATGCTGGTGTCCTGCTTCGATATATCCCTCTTACAGCAAAAAGAATGACTGGTATTGTTTCACGTGGAGGATCAATCCATGCAAAATGGTGTTTGGCTTATCACAAAGAGAATTTTGCTTATGAACACTGGGACGAGATACTTGATATTTGCAATCAGTATGATGTAGCACTGTCCATTGGCGACGGACTAAGGCCTGGTTCAATCTATGATGCCAATGACACTGCCCAATTTGCAGAACTTCTGACGCAAGGGGAGCTGACTCGCCGAGCATGGGAAAAGGATGTGCAG GTCATGAATGAAGGACCTGGGCATATTCCTCtccataaaattccagaaaatatggtGAAGCAGCTGGAATGGTGTAATGAGGCACCTTTCTATACTCTTGGTCCATTAACAACTGATATCGCTCCGGGATATGATCATATTACCTCTGCCATTGGTGCTGCTAATATTGGAGCACTTGGTACTGCACTTCTTTGTTATGTAACTCCTAAGGAACACCTTGGATTGCCAAATCGTGATGATGTAAAGGCAGGTGTCATATCATACAAGATAGCTGCCCATGCAGCTGATTTGGCAAAGGGTCACCAGCATGCACAAGCATGGGATGATGCATTGAGCAAGGCAAGGTTTGAATTTAGATGGATGGACCAGTTTGCGCTGTCTTTAGATCCTACGACAGCTATGGCTTTTCATGATGAGACCCTCCCATCTGAGGGTGCCAAGGTGGCACATTTCTGTTCTATGTGTGGGCCAAAATTTTGTTCTATGAAGATAACAGAAGATGTAAGGAAGTACGCTGAGGAACATGGATATGGGACAGTGGAAGAAGCCATGAAACATGGAATGGATGCCATGAGTGCAGAATTTCTTGCTGCCAAAAAAACTGTTAGTGGGGAACAGCATGGTGAAGTTGGTGGGGAGATTTATGTGCCTGAGAGTTATGCTGCTCGCTCTCCAAG TACTATCTGA
- the LOC135581570 gene encoding phosphomethylpyrimidine synthase, chloroplastic-like isoform X3 encodes MAAAAAIESLAPRGLRPKSNPHPIAKGLGNRSILLPCRSRERGGEPVRFGRSVRPHGHAFSSIPRSSRGWLLGEGFDALGVLLKHRRRAVATRVRACGSCEQDTDSNASSSDGATEGPQGSSEGVKKVPSHPSPASSPSSSPSSSSSSSSSSPRRENKWKSRWWKGSRWQWKPIIPAQEISALLFQLGIVMFAMRLLRPGIPLPGSEPRPPTTYVSVPFSDFLSKINNDQVRKVEVDGVHIMFRLRQDPVSMEVEAGGENRAQEAEALMRSMAPTKRIVYTTTRPADITTPYEKMLENQVEFGSPDKRSGGFLNSALITLFYIALLVGAFNNFRVSFSQHTAGQLRSRKTSTPGSAKAPEHADVVTFDDVAGVDEAKEELEEIVEFLRNPDRYIRLGARPPRGVLLVGLPGTGKTLLAKAVAGEAEVPFISCSASEFVELYVGMGASRVRDLFARAKKEAPSIIFIDEIDAVAKSRDGRYRIVSNDEREQTLNQLLTEMDGFDSNSAVIVLGATNRADVLDPALRRPGRFDRVVMVETPDRLGREAILKVHVDKKELPLGDDVNLSEIASMTTGFTGADLANLVNEAALLAGRANKVVVEKIDFILAVERSIAMTSVQLSLASVASARSCHAPSNLPKSALLPGFEVMGHTSNIWNKDTCYKFSLMPKATLTFDHSVAESAKHKQKKHTIDPAAPDFLPLPSFEECFPKSTKEVREIVHEQSGHVLKVPFRRVHLSGEDQHFDTYDTSGPQNINPQLGLPKIRKNWVERREQLGAPRYTQMFYAKQGMITEEMLFCAAREKLDPEFVRSEVACGRAIIPSNKNHLELEPMIVGRNFLVKVNANIGNSAVVSNIEEEVHKLQWATMWGADTIMDLSTGRHIHETREWILRNSAVPVGTVPIYQALEKVNGIAENLSWEIFRDTLIEQAEQGVDYFTIHAGVLLRYIPLTAKRMTGIVSRGGSIHAKWCLAYHKENFAYEHWDEILDICNQYDVALSIGDGLRPGSIYDANDTAQFAELLTQGELTRRAWEKDVQVMNEGPGHIPLHKIPENMVKQLEWCNEAPFYTLGPLTTDIAPGYDHITSAIGAANIGALGTALLCYVTPKEHLGLPNRDDVKAGVISYKIAAHAADLAKGHQHAQAWDDALSKARFEFRWMDQFALSLDPTTAMAFHDETLPSEGAKVAHFCSMCGPKFCSMKITEDVRKYAEEHGYGTVEEAMKHGMDAMSAEFLAAKKTVSGEQHGEVGGEIYVPESYAARSPSTI; translated from the exons ATGGCTGCTGCAGCAGCAATCGAATCCTTGGCTCCGCGCGGTCTCCGCCCCAAATCCAATCCCCATCCTATCGCCAAAGGACTAGGAAACCGATCGATCCTCCTCCCATGCCGGTCGCGGGAGCGCGGCGGGGAGCCCGTTCGATTTGGCCGTAGCGTCCGTCCCCATGGCCATGCTTTCTCCTCTATCCCCCGCAGCAGCAGAGGCTGGTTGTTGGGAGAGGGATTCGACGCATTGGGTGTGCTTTTGAAGCATCGGCGACGGGCGGTGGCCACCCGCGTCCGGGCTTGCGGTTCCTGCGAGCAGGACACAGATTCGAACGCCAGCTCCAGCGACGGTGCCACCGAAGGCCCGCAAGGTAGCAGCGAAGGCGTCAAGAAGGTCCCTTCCCATCCGTCCCctgcctcttctccttcttcgtcGCCGTCGTCGTCTTCATCCTCTTCGTCTTCGTCACCTCGCCGGGAGAATAAATGGAAGAGCCGCTGGTGGAAGGGCTCCAGATGGCAGTGGAAGCCGATCATCCCCGCCCAGGAGATCAGTGCCCTTCTGTTCCAGTTGGGCATCGTGATGTTTGCCATGCGGCTGCTCCGGCCAGGGATCCCGCTGCCTGGGTCGGAGCCGAGGCCCCCCACTACGTACGTCAGCGTGCCGTTCAGCGACTTCTTGAGCAAGATTAACAATGACCAGGTTCGGAAGGTGGAGGTGGACGGGGTCCATATCATGTTCAGACTGCGGCAGGATCCTGTAAGCATGGAGGTTGAGGCTGGTGGGGAGAACCGGGCGCAGGAGGCCGAGGCGCTTATGAGGAGCATGGCCCCGACGAAGAGGATCGTGTATACCACGACTCGCCCTGCAGATATAACAACCCCCTACGAGAAGATGCTCGAGAACCAGGTTGAGTTTGGCTCCCCAGACAAGCGTTCTGGTGGTTTCTTGAACTCTGCTCTG ATTACTCTTTTCTATATTGCTTTGCTTGTGGGAGCCTTTAATAATTTCAGAGTGAGCTTTTCCCAG CATACAGCAGGCCAGTTAAGGAGCCGGAAGACTTCAACTCCTGGTAGTGCAAAAGCACCTGAACATGCAGATGTGGTCACTTTTGATGATGTAGCTGGTGTTGATGAGGCAAAAGAAGAGCTAGAAGAAATTGTG GaatttcttaggaatccagacagATATATACGCCTTGGTGCCCGTCCTCCTCGAGGGGTCTTATTG GTGGGTCTTCCAGGCACAGGTAAGACGCTACTGGCAAAAGCTGTAGCTGGAGAAGCAGAAGTACCCTTTATAAGTTGTTCAGCAAGTGAATTTGTGGAACTATATGTCGGTATGGGAGCCTCCCGTGTGCGAGATCTCTTTGCGAGGGCAAAGAAGGAGGCACCATCGATCATTTTTATTGACGAG ATAGATGCAGTTGCAAAAAGCCGTGATGGTCGATATCGCATTGTTAGCAATGATGAACGAGAGCAAACACTCAATCAGCTGCTCACT GAAATGGATGGATTTGATAGCAATTCTGCTGTTATTGTCCTCGGGGCAACCAATAGAGCTGATGTGCTGGATCCTGCGCTTCGCCGTCCTGGCAGATTTGATCGTGTAGTTATG GTGGAAACTCCTGACAGGCTCGGAAGGGAGGCCATTTTAAAGGTTCATGTTGACAAAAAAGAGCTTCCTTTAGGGGATGATGTGAATCTTAGTGAAATTGCATCCATGACAACTGGTTTCACTGG AGCAGACCTAGCAAATTTGGTGAATGAAGCTGCTTTATTAGCTGGGAGAGCAAACAAAGTTGTTGTTGAAAAGATTGATTTTATCCTGGCTGTTGAACGCTCAATAGCT ATGACATCTGTACAACTATCTCTTGCCTCTGTGGCAAGCGCAAGAAGCTGCCATGCCCCTTCCAATTTGCCAAAATCTGCTCTTTTACCTGGATTTGAAGTTATGGGTCATACTTCAAATATCTGGAACAAGGATACGTGCTACAAGTTCAGTTTGATGCCTAAAGCCACCTTGACCTTTGATCATTCAGTTGCTGAGTCAGCAAAACACAAACAGAAGAAGCACACAATTGATCCTGCTGCTCCTGATTTTCTTCCACTTCCTTCATTTGAAGAATGTTTCCCAAAGAGTACAAAGGAAGTCAG GGAAATTGTTCATGAGCAATCTGGTCATGTCCTTAAGGTTCCTTTCCGACGAGTCCATCTATCTGGAGAGGACCAGCACTTTGATACATATGATACAAGTGGTCCACAAAATATAAACCCACAGCTGG GACTTCCCAAGATAAGAAAAAATTGGGTCGAAAGGCGGGAGCAATTGGGTGCACCTAGATACACGCAGATGTTCTATGCCAAACAAGGGATGATAACTGAAGAGATGTTGTTTTGCGCTGCTCGTGAGAAGCTTGATCCGGAGTTTGTGAGATCAGAGGTTGCTTGTGGACGTGCTATAATTCCATCCAACAAGAATCATCTGGAGTTGGAGCCCATGATAGTTGGGAGGAACTTCCtggttaaagtaaatgcaaacattgGGAACTCTGCGGTGGTGAGCAATATCGAGGAAGAGGTGCATAAGCTTCAATGGGCAACAATGTGGGGTGCTGATACGATCATGGATCTCTCAACAGGTCGTCATATTCATGAGACTCGGGAATGGATCCTCCGTAACTCTGCTGTTCCTGTTGGGACTGTTCCTATCTATCAAGCATTAGAAAAGGTTAATGGCATTGCTGAAAACCTGAGCTGGGAAATTTTCAGAGATACTCTGATTGAACAAGCTGAACAGGGGGTGGATTACTTTACCATTCATGCTGGTGTCCTGCTTCGATATATCCCTCTTACAGCAAAAAGAATGACTGGTATTGTTTCACGTGGAGGATCAATCCATGCAAAATGGTGTTTGGCTTATCACAAAGAGAATTTTGCTTATGAACACTGGGACGAGATACTTGATATTTGCAATCAGTATGATGTAGCACTGTCCATTGGCGACGGACTAAGGCCTGGTTCAATCTATGATGCCAATGACACTGCCCAATTTGCAGAACTTCTGACGCAAGGGGAGCTGACTCGCCGAGCATGGGAAAAGGATGTGCAG GTCATGAATGAAGGACCTGGGCATATTCCTCtccataaaattccagaaaatatggtGAAGCAGCTGGAATGGTGTAATGAGGCACCTTTCTATACTCTTGGTCCATTAACAACTGATATCGCTCCGGGATATGATCATATTACCTCTGCCATTGGTGCTGCTAATATTGGAGCACTTGGTACTGCACTTCTTTGTTATGTAACTCCTAAGGAACACCTTGGATTGCCAAATCGTGATGATGTAAAGGCAGGTGTCATATCATACAAGATAGCTGCCCATGCAGCTGATTTGGCAAAGGGTCACCAGCATGCACAAGCATGGGATGATGCATTGAGCAAGGCAAGGTTTGAATTTAGATGGATGGACCAGTTTGCGCTGTCTTTAGATCCTACGACAGCTATGGCTTTTCATGATGAGACCCTCCCATCTGAGGGTGCCAAGGTGGCACATTTCTGTTCTATGTGTGGGCCAAAATTTTGTTCTATGAAGATAACAGAAGATGTAAGGAAGTACGCTGAGGAACATGGATATGGGACAGTGGAAGAAGCCATGAAACATGGAATGGATGCCATGAGTGCAGAATTTCTTGCTGCCAAAAAAACTGTTAGTGGGGAACAGCATGGTGAAGTTGGTGGGGAGATTTATGTGCCTGAGAGTTATGCTGCTCGCTCTCCAAG TACTATCTGA